The proteins below are encoded in one region of Spirochaetota bacterium:
- a CDS encoding 4Fe-4S dicluster domain-containing protein → MAQEKKKETNMKRRWGMAIDLDKCTGCGQCQVACSQENNMPLFEDDSEILKRVVFLDVMKVTNDRDKDAQYPNVKTAFIPKMCQQCGGNDPDHPKPPCVSVCPVVATDVGDDGVVSQVWSRCIGCRYCQASCPYEARQFNWWKPEHEGSFKESLNPEVSVASRGTIVKCTFCSHIWKRERDKMLAKGVKDINAVLYTPSCVAGCPTGAMVFGDLNDPASEVSKLSKDKRAFRLVHTVDNWDEAKKAHLKKNYPNPKVYYLSSQEWLRKMAAF, encoded by the coding sequence ATGGCCCAGGAAAAGAAAAAAGAGACCAACATGAAAAGAAGATGGGGCATGGCCATCGATCTGGACAAGTGCACCGGGTGCGGGCAGTGCCAGGTCGCATGCAGCCAGGAAAACAACATGCCTCTTTTCGAGGACGATTCCGAGATTCTCAAGCGGGTAGTATTCCTCGATGTGATGAAAGTCACCAACGACAGGGACAAGGACGCGCAGTACCCCAATGTAAAAACGGCGTTCATCCCCAAGATGTGCCAGCAGTGCGGCGGGAACGATCCCGACCATCCCAAGCCTCCCTGCGTATCGGTATGCCCCGTGGTGGCGACCGATGTCGGCGACGACGGCGTGGTGAGCCAGGTGTGGTCGCGCTGTATCGGCTGCCGGTATTGCCAAGCCTCGTGTCCCTACGAGGCGCGTCAGTTCAACTGGTGGAAACCGGAGCACGAGGGCAGTTTCAAGGAATCCCTCAACCCCGAGGTTTCAGTAGCGTCGCGCGGAACGATTGTCAAGTGCACCTTCTGCAGCCACATCTGGAAGAGGGAGCGGGACAAAATGCTCGCCAAGGGCGTCAAGGACATCAACGCGGTCCTGTACACCCCGTCCTGCGTCGCGGGCTGTCCCACGGGCGCTATGGTGTTCGGCGACCTGAACGATCCCGCATCGGAGGTTTCCAAACTCTCGAAAGACAAGAGGGCGTTCAGGCTGGTGCACACGGTCGACAATTGGGACGAGGCGAAGAAGGCACACCTCAAGAAAAACTACCCGAATCCCAAGGTGTACTACCTCTCCAGCCAGGAGTGGCTCCGCAAGATGGCGGCGTTTTAA